In Aureibaculum algae, the following are encoded in one genomic region:
- a CDS encoding sodium:solute symporter, whose translation MQQIDWIILICTLIFIVAYGVYKTRGSKNVQDFIRGGNESKWWTIGLSVMATQASAITFLSTPGQAFHDGMGFVQFYFGVPIAMVIICLVFIPIYHRLKVFTAYEYLESRFDLKTRSLAAILFLIQRGLAAGITIYAPAIILSAVLGWDLITLNITIGILVIIYTVSGGTKAVSVTQKSQMAVIFTGMFIAFFMIVNALPADVTFTKALDIAGASDKMKILDFSFDLDNRYTFWSGIIGGSFLALSYFGTDQSQVQRYLSGKSIKEMQLGLLFNGLLKVPMQFFILLVGVMVFVFYQFNATPLNFSPIATETVLNSSYSDEYKVLQEEQDLIFDKKQLLINEFVETENEDLSKQISVINNTDKANREAARELIKLAAKEKDVKVEANDKDYVFIHFILNNLPRGLIGLLLAVILSAAMSSTASELNALGSTTALDLYKRNVVGEKSEKHFMIASKWFTLLWGVIAILIACVANLFDNLIQLVNIIGSIFYGNVLGMFLLAFFIKFVKSNAVFTAALITQVIVIAIYYFTMFLPESQGEKAMLSYLWLNLIGCGLVMGIAIIIQATSGTKNRQLA comes from the coding sequence ATGCAGCAAATTGATTGGATAATTTTAATCTGTACTCTTATTTTTATAGTTGCCTATGGTGTTTACAAAACCAGAGGAAGTAAAAATGTACAAGATTTTATTCGAGGAGGTAACGAATCTAAATGGTGGACTATTGGTTTGTCGGTTATGGCTACACAAGCGAGTGCCATTACATTTTTGTCCACTCCTGGCCAAGCATTTCATGACGGAATGGGCTTTGTGCAATTCTATTTCGGCGTACCTATTGCCATGGTTATTATTTGTTTGGTATTCATACCTATTTACCATCGTCTTAAAGTATTTACCGCATATGAATATCTCGAAAGTCGATTTGATTTAAAAACGCGAAGTTTGGCAGCTATTTTATTTCTTATTCAAAGAGGTTTAGCTGCGGGAATAACAATTTATGCACCTGCCATTATCTTATCAGCTGTACTGGGTTGGGATTTAATAACGCTGAATATCACCATAGGAATTTTAGTAATTATTTACACAGTTTCAGGTGGTACCAAAGCGGTGAGCGTAACTCAGAAAAGTCAAATGGCTGTTATTTTTACAGGTATGTTTATTGCTTTTTTTATGATTGTTAATGCCTTGCCAGCGGATGTTACTTTTACAAAGGCCTTAGATATTGCAGGAGCAAGTGATAAGATGAAAATATTAGATTTTTCATTCGATTTAGATAATAGATACACATTCTGGAGTGGTATTATTGGAGGTAGTTTTTTAGCATTGTCTTATTTTGGTACAGATCAAAGTCAGGTACAACGTTACCTTTCTGGGAAGTCCATAAAAGAAATGCAATTGGGGTTGCTTTTTAATGGTTTGTTAAAAGTACCTATGCAGTTCTTTATATTGTTAGTTGGGGTTATGGTATTTGTTTTTTATCAATTTAATGCTACCCCTTTAAACTTTAGTCCAATTGCTACTGAGACGGTATTAAACTCATCTTATTCTGATGAATATAAAGTGTTACAGGAAGAGCAAGATTTGATTTTCGACAAGAAACAATTGTTAATCAATGAATTTGTAGAAACGGAGAATGAAGACTTAAGTAAACAAATATCTGTAATTAATAATACTGATAAGGCCAATAGAGAAGCAGCACGTGAATTGATTAAATTGGCCGCTAAGGAAAAAGATGTCAAAGTCGAGGCGAATGACAAGGATTATGTTTTCATCCATTTTATTTTAAACAATTTACCCAGAGGTTTAATTGGTTTGTTATTGGCTGTAATTTTATCGGCGGCCATGTCTTCAACGGCATCAGAGCTGAATGCTTTAGGTTCTACAACAGCATTAGATCTATACAAGCGGAATGTAGTTGGTGAGAAATCGGAAAAGCATTTTATGATCGCTTCAAAGTGGTTTACATTATTATGGGGTGTTATTGCGATTTTAATAGCCTGTGTTGCCAATTTATTTGATAATTTGATACAGCTTGTAAATATAATTGGTTCCATATTTTATGGGAATGTACTCGGAATGTTCTTGTTGGCCTTTTTCATAAAATTTGTGAAGAGTAATGCGGTATTTACCGCGGCACTTATTACACAAGTAATTGTTATAGCAATTTATTATTTTACAATGTTCTTACCGGAAAGTCAAGGCGAAAAAGCCATGTTAAGTTATCTATGGTTGAATTTAATTGGTTGTGGTTTGGTAATGGGTATCGCAATTATTATACAAGCTACATCAGGAACAAAAAATAGGCAATTGGCTTAA
- a CDS encoding DmpA family aminopeptidase: MNFNYILFFAVLISQSISSQEKRARDYGIEIGVMKTGKQNAITDVDGVKVGHTTLIDGDSIRTGVTAILPHAKNIFQIKVPAAIYIGNGFGKLAGYSQVKELGNIETPIILTNTLSVPKASDALITYTLNQTENRNVRSVNSVVGETNDGYLNDIQGRHVKEKHVLDAIKNASTSNVEEGNVGAGTGTVCFGFKGGIGTSSRVIPEALGGYTVGVLVQTNFGGVLQINGAPIAKELNSYPYKNEMEADGSCMIVVITDAPIGSRNLERMAKRAMLGLAKTGGIASNGSGDYVIALSTAKENLIDSKNDSTFYQRKELKNSKTTPLFMATIEATEEAIINSLFAAKDMTGRNNHTIKALPIPDILDIMKKYNLIKEE, encoded by the coding sequence ATGAACTTCAACTATATTTTATTTTTTGCAGTATTAATTTCTCAAAGCATCTCATCTCAAGAAAAAAGAGCCCGAGATTATGGTATTGAAATTGGCGTTATGAAAACGGGAAAACAAAACGCAATTACTGATGTGGATGGCGTAAAAGTAGGACACACTACTTTAATTGATGGTGATAGCATTAGAACCGGAGTCACCGCCATTTTACCACACGCTAAAAACATATTCCAAATAAAGGTACCAGCAGCTATTTATATAGGTAATGGTTTTGGAAAATTAGCAGGGTATAGTCAGGTAAAAGAATTAGGAAATATAGAAACCCCTATAATTTTAACGAACACCTTAAGTGTTCCGAAAGCTTCTGACGCATTGATTACATATACCTTAAACCAAACCGAAAATCGAAATGTAAGATCGGTAAATTCCGTTGTAGGAGAAACCAATGATGGTTATCTTAATGATATTCAAGGAAGGCATGTTAAAGAAAAGCATGTGTTAGACGCTATTAAAAATGCAAGCACTTCAAATGTAGAAGAAGGTAATGTGGGTGCTGGAACTGGTACTGTTTGTTTTGGATTTAAAGGTGGAATTGGAACTTCCTCTAGAGTGATACCAGAAGCATTAGGTGGCTATACCGTCGGAGTATTAGTACAAACTAATTTTGGTGGCGTATTACAAATCAATGGTGCTCCCATTGCAAAAGAACTCAATAGCTACCCCTATAAAAATGAAATGGAAGCGGATGGTTCCTGTATGATTGTTGTAATTACCGATGCTCCAATAGGTTCAAGAAACCTAGAAAGAATGGCTAAAAGAGCCATGTTAGGACTCGCAAAAACAGGTGGCATTGCCTCCAATGGAAGTGGTGATTATGTGATTGCTCTTTCTACAGCAAAAGAAAATTTAATTGATTCAAAAAATGACTCCACTTTTTATCAACGTAAAGAATTAAAAAACAGTAAAACGACGCCACTATTTATGGCAACGATTGAAGCTACAGAAGAAGCAATTATCAATTCACTATTCGCCGCTAAAGATATGACTGGTAGAAATAACCACACCATTAAGGCACTGCCTATTCCTGATATTCTAGATATTATGAAAAAATACAATCTCATTAAAGAAGAATAA
- the corA gene encoding magnesium/cobalt transporter CorA, with protein MKKKPIRHRKSNASKKAGLPPGSITYIGKERSEAAILEMISYNPQELSKVKYDTCAELHKYMQPNSVNWINVDGIHNYQLINEFHDIFKLDNLLLEDVSNTNQRPKVEEYENYLFLSLKMLRYDEVEKTIDSEQISLVLSKDYVISFQEKTGDVFGHIRERIEAPKGQIRSKKNDYLFYSLIDSIVDNYFIAIENIGNDLEDLEDEIFNDPSQKSLQKIHAYKNVLLVLRRSIYPLRESVNKLLRDNDKFISPRNIKYFNDVHDHTIQIIDILESYRDVVSGLKDSYLSSLSLKMNQVMQVLTIMATIFIPLTFIAGIYGMNFETIPELKWEYGYYYFWAISIAIGIGLLFYFKKKKWL; from the coding sequence TTGAAAAAAAAACCTATCAGACACAGGAAATCAAACGCCTCTAAAAAAGCGGGCTTGCCTCCTGGCAGCATTACCTATATTGGTAAAGAAAGATCAGAAGCTGCTATATTAGAAATGATAAGTTATAATCCTCAAGAGCTCTCTAAAGTAAAATATGACACCTGTGCAGAGCTTCACAAATACATGCAGCCCAATTCTGTAAATTGGATTAATGTTGATGGAATACATAATTACCAACTCATTAATGAATTTCATGATATTTTTAAACTTGACAATTTATTACTTGAAGATGTCTCCAACACCAATCAAAGACCAAAAGTGGAAGAATATGAGAATTACCTCTTCTTATCTTTAAAGATGCTACGTTACGACGAAGTGGAAAAAACCATTGATAGTGAGCAAATTAGCCTGGTTTTAAGTAAAGATTATGTCATTAGTTTTCAAGAAAAAACAGGTGATGTCTTTGGCCATATAAGAGAACGGATTGAAGCTCCTAAAGGACAAATACGAAGTAAAAAGAATGATTATCTATTTTATTCGCTCATAGATTCCATTGTTGATAATTACTTTATTGCCATTGAAAACATTGGTAATGACCTTGAAGATTTAGAGGATGAAATCTTTAACGATCCCTCACAAAAATCATTACAGAAAATTCATGCCTATAAAAATGTTTTATTAGTATTGAGAAGGTCTATCTATCCTTTACGGGAATCTGTCAATAAATTACTTCGTGATAATGACAAATTTATTAGCCCGAGAAACATTAAATATTTTAATGATGTTCATGATCATACCATTCAAATTATTGACATCTTAGAATCTTATAGAGATGTAGTTTCAGGTTTAAAAGATAGTTACCTGTCTAGCTTGAGTCTTAAAATGAATCAGGTAATGCAAGTACTTACCATTATGGCTACCATTTTTATTCCACTAACCTTTATTGCAGGTATTTATGGAATGAATTTCGAAACCATCCCTGAATTAAAATGGGAATATGGATATTATTATTTCTGGGCTATTTCTATAGCTATCGGAATTGGATTGTTATTCTATTTTAAAAAGAAAAAGTGGTTGTAA
- a CDS encoding sulfatase family protein, translated as MKKLIFILCITATLISCSTKVQQPNIVFVFADQWRAASMGYLGNKDVKTPNLDQLASEGVYFTNTVSTSPVCTPYRAMLLTGQYPLKTGMFMNDIRLNPASNSFAKLFKQEGYNTAYIGKWHLDGNGRSAYIPKERRQGFDYWKVLECTHSYNNSTYWGTDDKLHNWDGYDAEAQTKDAIAYIEEQSKSDKPFTLMLSWGPPHAPYATAPKEFQDLYENVDIQLRQNVPEKLAEKTKAILKGYYAHCSALDSYIKQLQDAIKRSNIEDNTIFVFTSDHGDMINSHGETKKQRIYEESVKVPFIVKYPALLGKEGKKSDFLLNTLDILPTLLGMSGASIPENLDGENITEVILGKKEDDRKASLVACIQPFGQWNRSRGGKEFRGIVTKTHTYAKDLNGEWLLFDNIADPYQLNNLIGNPDYNSISKNLEALLAEQLNSLDDAFLTGPTYVKKWGHQVDSTGTVPYKW; from the coding sequence ATGAAAAAACTTATTTTTATATTATGCATTACTGCAACACTTATTTCATGTAGCACAAAGGTTCAACAACCAAATATCGTATTTGTTTTTGCAGATCAATGGAGAGCAGCATCTATGGGCTATCTCGGCAATAAAGATGTAAAAACACCCAACCTTGATCAGCTTGCTTCTGAGGGCGTTTATTTTACCAATACCGTTTCTACAAGTCCCGTTTGTACGCCGTATAGAGCCATGCTCTTAACGGGCCAATATCCATTAAAAACGGGCATGTTTATGAATGATATTAGGCTTAATCCAGCATCCAATAGTTTTGCCAAGCTCTTTAAGCAAGAAGGATATAATACAGCTTATATTGGAAAGTGGCATTTAGATGGTAACGGTCGTTCTGCTTATATACCGAAAGAAAGAAGACAGGGTTTTGATTATTGGAAAGTGTTAGAATGTACGCACAGCTACAATAACTCTACCTATTGGGGAACCGATGATAAATTACATAATTGGGATGGCTATGATGCTGAAGCTCAAACAAAAGATGCTATTGCCTATATAGAAGAACAGTCTAAAAGTGATAAACCTTTTACCTTAATGCTATCTTGGGGGCCACCTCATGCTCCGTATGCAACGGCTCCTAAAGAATTTCAAGATTTATATGAAAATGTTGATATACAGCTAAGACAAAATGTACCAGAAAAACTTGCCGAGAAAACAAAAGCCATATTAAAAGGATATTATGCACATTGCTCTGCCCTTGATAGCTACATTAAACAATTACAAGATGCCATAAAGCGAAGTAATATTGAAGATAACACTATTTTCGTGTTTACTTCTGATCATGGAGATATGATTAATAGCCATGGCGAAACGAAAAAACAACGCATCTATGAAGAGTCGGTTAAAGTACCTTTTATTGTTAAATATCCAGCATTGCTTGGAAAAGAAGGCAAAAAAAGTGATTTCTTATTAAATACCTTAGATATACTTCCTACCCTATTGGGAATGTCAGGGGCTTCTATACCAGAAAATTTAGATGGAGAAAATATTACTGAAGTAATACTTGGTAAAAAAGAAGATGATAGAAAAGCATCACTTGTAGCATGTATTCAGCCTTTTGGTCAATGGAACAGAAGCCGAGGAGGTAAAGAGTTTAGAGGAATTGTAACAAAGACACATACCTATGCTAAAGACTTAAATGGCGAATGGTTGCTTTTTGATAATATTGCAGACCCCTATCAATTAAACAATCTGATCGGAAATCCGGATTATAATTCTATTTCCAAAAACTTGGAAGCATTACTTGCTGAACAACTCAACTCATTAGACGATGCGTTTTTAACAGGACCAACGTATGTTAAAAAATGGGGACATCAAGTTGATTCCACCGGAACGGTACCTTACAAATGGTAA